A stretch of Saccharothrix texasensis DNA encodes these proteins:
- a CDS encoding CAP domain-containing protein, protein MIGGLVGLLLGAAGATGVAVANPEQLAPFVGESAAQRSGSDNIGAGGVGGVGEPERGREPVTLPTSTEAPPSTTTTTQTTTTTTETTTTTETTIATSEPSPEPTTTTAPADLPQAQQVVALVNEARDLAGCGPLKVDDRVVQAAQGHSTDMAQRDYFSHTTPEGVDFAQRMRAAGYPSPGGENIAMGQRSPEQVMKAWMNSDGHRRNILNCGFTTIGVGLDTRGWYWTQNFGW, encoded by the coding sequence GTGATCGGCGGACTCGTCGGCCTGCTCCTCGGCGCGGCCGGTGCGACCGGCGTCGCCGTCGCCAACCCGGAACAGCTCGCCCCGTTCGTCGGGGAAAGCGCAGCACAGCGCAGCGGTTCCGACAACATCGGCGCCGGCGGGGTCGGGGGCGTGGGCGAGCCCGAACGGGGCCGTGAGCCGGTGACCTTGCCGACCAGCACCGAAGCGCCGCCGTCCACGACGACCACGACCCAGACGACGACCACCACCACCGAGACCACCACGACGACGGAGACGACGATCGCCACGTCCGAACCGTCCCCCGAGCCCACGACGACGACCGCGCCCGCCGACCTGCCGCAGGCGCAGCAGGTCGTCGCCCTGGTGAACGAGGCCCGCGACCTCGCCGGCTGCGGGCCGCTCAAGGTGGACGACCGGGTGGTCCAGGCCGCGCAGGGCCACAGCACCGACATGGCTCAGCGCGACTACTTCTCGCACACCACCCCCGAGGGCGTCGACTTCGCGCAGCGCATGCGCGCGGCGGGCTACCCGAGCCCCGGCGGCGAGAACATCGCCATGGGCCAGCGGTCCCCCGAGCAGGTCATGAAGGCCTGGATGAACTCCGACGGGCACCGCCGCAACATCCTGAACTGCGGGTTCACCACCATCGGCGTGGGTCTGGA
- a CDS encoding acylphosphatase, whose protein sequence is MALVAGVEQTVRLTAWVRGHVQGVGFRWWTRARALELGLVGSASNLRDGRVEVNAEGPESACRDLLTALRSGATPGRVDSIVERWSEARGGFTGFVER, encoded by the coding sequence ATGGCTCTTGTGGCTGGAGTAGAGCAGACCGTGCGCCTGACCGCCTGGGTGCGGGGCCACGTGCAGGGCGTCGGTTTCCGCTGGTGGACCCGCGCCAGGGCGCTTGAGCTGGGACTTGTCGGTTCGGCGTCCAACCTGCGTGACGGTCGGGTCGAGGTGAACGCGGAAGGGCCGGAATCCGCGTGCCGGGATCTGCTGACTGCGTTGCGTTCCGGCGCTACCCCCGGTCGGGTGGACTCGATCGTGGAGCGCTGGTCGGAGGCCCGCGGCGGCTTCACGGGTTTCGTCGAGCGTTGA